Proteins found in one Acidobacteriota bacterium genomic segment:
- a CDS encoding hydroxyacid dehydrogenase: MKKVLIADKLSDSALEELRSIKDFHVEVKTGLKENELVPIIQEFDAIVVRSATKVTKNVLNSAKNLKIAVRAGIGLDNIDVETAKNKGIAVANTPEATSISVAELTIGLMLALVRKICIADSTMKEHKWEKKILEGEELYGKTAGIIGFGRIGKEVAKREIAFGMKVLAHDIIKQETDLLVSQVSREELLKNSDFISVHLPLTESTKDILSYKEFEIMKNGVYLINVSRGGVVNEKALFDALNSGKVSGVALDVFSVEPPEDFSLIDHPNVIATPHIGASAKEGQERAGMEVIKILKEFFKV; this comes from the coding sequence ATGAAAAAAGTATTAATCGCAGACAAATTATCAGACTCAGCGTTAGAAGAACTCAGATCTATTAAAGATTTCCATGTTGAAGTAAAAACAGGACTGAAAGAGAATGAACTCGTTCCCATAATTCAAGAATTTGATGCTATTGTCGTCAGGTCTGCCACAAAAGTTACAAAAAATGTTCTAAATTCTGCAAAGAATCTGAAAATAGCTGTAAGAGCAGGTATTGGTCTTGACAATATTGATGTAGAAACTGCTAAAAATAAAGGAATTGCTGTTGCGAATACTCCGGAAGCCACTTCCATTTCAGTGGCAGAACTTACAATTGGATTGATGTTAGCACTTGTCAGAAAAATCTGTATTGCAGATTCTACTATGAAAGAACATAAATGGGAAAAGAAAATTCTTGAAGGAGAAGAACTTTATGGAAAAACTGCTGGAATAATTGGATTCGGACGAATAGGAAAAGAAGTAGCTAAAAGAGAAATAGCTTTTGGAATGAAAGTTCTTGCCCATGACATTATAAAACAGGAAACCGACCTTCTTGTTTCTCAGGTTTCAAGGGAAGAGCTCTTGAAAAATTCAGATTTTATTTCAGTACATCTGCCTTTGACAGAAAGCACAAAAGATATTCTCTCGTATAAAGAATTCGAGATCATGAAAAATGGGGTTTACCTGATAAATGTATCAAGGGGAGGAGTTGTAAATGAAAAAGCTCTATTCGATGCCCTTAATTCTGGAAAAGTCTCGGGAGTTGCCCTTGATGTATTTTCAGTAGAACCTCCAGAAGACTTTTCCCTTATAGACCATCCCAATGTAATTGCTACACCCCACATCGGTGCTTCAGCAAAAGAAGGGCAGGAAAGAGCGGGAATGGAAGTTATCAAAATCCTGAAAGAGTTCTTCAAAGTTTAA
- a CDS encoding DUF1015 domain-containing protein: MAIIKPFRAIRYNTQKVKLEHVITEPYDRITPEMQEVYYRRSPYNIVRIILGKDIEENSYEKNKYKRAKYYIDKWLKEEIFIIEKEDSLYFYEQEFRHNSDIKKRIGLIARVKLEDFSSKKVLPHEKTFPKPKEDRLNLIRETESNTEQIFLLYIDSEKKISNAIENSIKNSEVGFELYDEDEIKHRLCVLKNKENIEILKNLFEDKVLIIADGHHRYETSLNYKKELKMKGINVENTGFDYIMMTLFDIDDPGLVILPTYRLVKGFDLINEPKFKGLLSKYFNLEEIKSENPLDINLLNKINDVLRRERIKHIFCSYFNEFKKFIIFKLNELSEWEKEMDPFKSPEWKKLDISILHSLVIEKMNEFSSEGFSIEKNVNYIRNREEGIKKVINKEYQGIFLLNPVSLEEIKKVVENGEIMPEKSTDFYPKLKSGILINCLFINKNIVEKS; encoded by the coding sequence ATGGCTATAATTAAGCCTTTTAGAGCAATAAGATATAATACTCAAAAAGTAAAATTAGAACATGTTATCACAGAACCCTATGATAGAATTACTCCAGAAATGCAAGAGGTGTATTACAGGAGAAGCCCATACAATATCGTAAGAATTATACTTGGAAAAGACATCGAAGAAAACTCCTATGAAAAAAATAAGTACAAAAGAGCAAAATATTACATTGATAAATGGTTAAAAGAGGAAATATTTATTATAGAAAAGGAAGACTCTCTTTATTTCTACGAACAGGAATTCAGGCATAACAGTGATATTAAAAAGAGAATCGGATTAATTGCAAGAGTTAAACTGGAGGATTTCTCATCTAAAAAAGTTCTTCCCCATGAAAAAACTTTTCCAAAGCCAAAAGAGGATAGATTAAATCTTATTAGAGAGACAGAATCAAATACAGAACAAATTTTTTTACTCTACATTGACTCTGAGAAAAAAATATCAAATGCTATTGAAAACTCTATTAAAAATTCTGAGGTTGGATTTGAACTATATGATGAGGATGAAATTAAACATAGACTGTGCGTACTAAAAAATAAAGAAAACATCGAAATCTTGAAAAACTTATTTGAGGATAAAGTTCTTATAATTGCCGATGGCCATCACAGGTATGAAACTTCTCTCAATTATAAAAAAGAATTGAAAATGAAAGGAATAAATGTGGAAAACACAGGATTTGATTATATCATGATGACATTATTTGATATTGATGATCCTGGATTAGTTATTCTCCCAACTTACAGACTTGTGAAAGGATTTGATTTAATCAATGAGCCAAAATTCAAGGGATTGCTCTCAAAATATTTTAATCTTGAAGAAATTAAATCTGAAAATCCGCTCGATATAAATCTCTTAAATAAAATAAATGATGTTTTGAGAAGGGAAAGAATTAAACACATTTTTTGCTCCTATTTCAATGAATTTAAAAAATTCATCATCTTCAAATTGAATGAACTATCTGAGTGGGAGAAAGAAATGGATCCTTTTAAGTCTCCTGAATGGAAAAAACTCGATATATCAATTCTTCATTCTTTGGTGATAGAAAAAATGAACGAATTTTCTTCTGAAGGTTTTTCTATTGAAAAAAACGTTAATTATATAAGAAATAGAGAAGAAGGGATTAAGAAAGTCATAAACAAAGAATATCAGGGCATTTTTTTATTAAATCCTGTTTCTCTTGAAGAAATAAAAAAGGTTGTCGAAAATGGTGAAATAATGCCAGAAAAATCCACTGACTTTTATCCAAAACTAAAATCAGGAATATTAATCAATTGTTTATTTATTAATAAAAACATTGTTGAAAAATCTTAA